The following is a genomic window from Nisaea sediminum.
CCGTTTACAAACTCGGATTTTTCATCATTAAGATGAATGAGATTCATTCATGTCGCGTTTACCGCCCATCACCGCATTGAGAGCCTTCGAGGCCGCCGCAAGACATCTGAGCTTCAAGCATGCAGCCGGAGAGTTGGCGGTCACGCCGACCGCGATCAGCCATCAAGTGCGGCAGCTCGAAGAGAGCCTCGGAAAAAAGCTGTTCCGGCGAACCCCGCGGAAGGTCGAGCTGACGCCCGAGGGGCGGGATCTCTTCCCGATCGTGCGGGACGCATTCGCCTCCATGGCGATGGCCGTAGACCGCATCCGCACGCCGGCCCGCGACCGGGTCCTCACACTGTCGGCGACAACCGGCTTCACGGCGCGATGGCTGATCCCGAGATTGGCGGGTCTGAAAGCCGCGGAACCGGGTTTTACCCTTAGACTGCATGCGTCCGACGATCCGGTAGATCTGCATGGTGGTGAGGCGGATCTCGCCATCAGGTACGGAAGCGCACCTTTCCCCGGCCTTGTCGCGGAACCGATCTTCGAGGAGCGCTTTGCGCCAATATGCAGCCCCGCCCTTGCCATCCGGAGTTACAGCGATCTTCAGAATGCGCCCCTGCTCCGCAGCGAGTGGCGCCTGGAAGACGCCCGGACCCCAAGCTGGACGCGCTGGCACGAAATGGCAGGTCTGCCGGCCCCGACAACCGACGCGGCGACGGTCTTCACCGACGACAATCATCTCATCCTGGCGACTCTGGCCGGACAGGGCGTCGCGTTGCTCAGCCCGGTGCTTGTCGCGGAGGAATTGGCACGCGGCGCCCTGATCCGGCCATTCGGCCCGGATCTGACGGGCGAGACCTATTACCTTGTCCATACCGGCCGGGAAGATCTGGAGACCGACTTGCCGGTCTTGCGAGGCTGGCTGAAAGGCGAGACCGCGTGCTCGTCAAGTGAGTAGGATCGCGCTGGCGACATTGTAGATTTTCCGCGCGCACGATCCCGGACCGGGCGGCAAGCCGGCCGCGTTCGTTCTGGCCGGTCTGGCTCGTACTCTTCATCGCCGTGCCGGCGCTGCTCTTCGATTGAAGAAATTTCGATATTTTCCGGTTTCCGTCGAAAAACGAACATGCCGGGGTGGATAAACAGGGCACAAGTTTTGTAGGGTCGGCGGAGAAATTCACGCCCTGTCCAGACACACCCAATCGAGAGGCCGCCGCAATGGCCACGCCGAAAGAGACGAATCTTCCCGGCATTCCGACCTTCGACCATCCCCAGCGCCACGAACTGCTGAAGGATGCGGATCCCGAGATCCAGAGGGTTGCCGAGGCCCTGCACCGCGACGGTTATGCCGTGGTCGATTTCCCCGATCCCGGCATCGACGGGCTGATGGAGGAGATCCACGCCGCACTCACGCCCCGTTTCGATTTCCACCATTGGCGCGAGAAGCTCTGGCCGGTCTCCGACGGGCTTCGCCTCCAGGACATCTGGCAGGAGGTCGAGGCTGTCCGGAAGATCGCCTGCAACGAGCGGATTCTGGAGATCCTGAGCGCGGTCTTCGGACGCGAGGCCTTTCCGTTCCAGACCCTGAACTTCCCGGTCGGCACCCAGCAGACGCTGCATTCGGACGCCGCCTTCTTCTCAAGCGTTCCCGATGGCTTCATGTGCGGCGTCTGGCTCGCCTTCGAGCCGACTGACGAGGGCAACGGCGCGCTGCAATATGCGCCCGGCAGCCACCGCGCGCCGTTGCTGACCAACGACCGGATCGGCATGCGGGCTGCCGGCGCCGATCAGCACAAGCTGCACGAAAAACTCGCCTTCGCCTGGCAGGACCTCGTCCGCGGCAACAGTTACCAGCCGGTCACCTTCAAGGCGAAGAAGGGACAGGCGCTGATCTGGTCCGCCCATCTCCTGCATGGCGGCTCGCGCCACGCCGATATCGACCGCACGCGCTGGAGCCAGGTGACCCACTATTATTTCAAGGACTGCCTGTACTGGACGCCGTCCTACAGCGATGTTTTCGAGGGCCGCACATATGTGCGTGCGCCCTTCAACATCCTGACAGGCGAGACCGAGCAGAGCACGTATCTCGGCCGGCCCGTCCCGGCCAGCGAGGGCCCCGCCGGGAAGCCCGCACGGACCCTCTTCGAGAGAGCGGTGAGACGGGTCGCCCGCCGGGTCGCGGCACATTCAGTCGCGCTCGCCGAGGGTTTCGACAGGGAGGCCTATCTCGCCGCCAATCCGGACGTGCGTGAGTCCGGCTTTTCGCCGAAGCAGCACTGGATCCGCTACGGCTACCGCGAGGGACGGAAGCTGCGCTAGAGACACCCTGCGGCATTCCGACGCAGCTTTGTTACCGGGAACATGCGTTCCCGGCACCGGATGGTCCGGTTCCGGGCCAAATACGACCGGAAATTTTCGGCTGAATCCCCCACATTTAAGACAACGGATCGTCGGCCCGAGCGCCGACGATAAATGCGGCGCTCGACGGCCCGGCGGCAATGATCCTGTCGGGAGAGACATCATGTCCACCGTCTTCGACTCAGCCAGCTTCGACGGCCACGAGACCGTCAGCTACGCCCATTGCCCGGAGACCGGGCTGAAAGCCATCATCGCCATCCATTCCACCGCTCTCGGCCCGGCCGCGGGCGGCTGCCGCATGCGGGTCTACGACAGCACCGACGCCGCGCTAACCGACGTGCTCCGGCTCTCGCGCGGCATGACGTACAAGAACGCCATGGCCGAACTGCCGCTCGGCGGCGGCAAGGCGGTGGTGATCGGCGATCCGGCGAAAGACAAGACCGATCGCTTCCTCGAGAGCCTCGGCGACGCCGTCGAGCGGCTCGGCGGCAGCTACTGGATCGCCGAGGATATGGGCATCGGCCCGGAGGACATGGCAAAGGTCGCCCGCCGCACCCGCTATGTCGCCGGATTGACCAGAGGCAAGGCGGCAAGCGGCGATCCCTCGCCGGTCACTGCCGAGGGCGTCTTCCGCGGCCTGAAAATCGCCGTGAAGCACAAGCTGCAGCGCCCGAGCGTGAAGGGCCTCACCGTCGCCATCCAGGGCATCGGCCATGTCGGCTACGGCCTCGCCCGGCTGCTGCACGGAGCGGGCGCCAGTCTGGTCATCGCGGATGTGAACGAGACGGCACTGAAATCCGCCGTTGCCGAGTTCGGCGCAGACGTCGTCGACACTGACGCGATCTACGATGTCGACGCGGACGTCTTCGCCCCCTGCGCCGGCGGCGCGATCCTCAATGCGGACACCATCCCGCGGCTGAAGGTCCCCGTCGTCGCCGGCGCCGCCAACAACCAGTTCGACGTCCCGGAAAGCGGGGATCTGCTGAAAGAGCGCGGCATCCTCTATGCCCCGGACTACGTCATCAACGGCGGCGGCATCATCAATGTCGCGGCCGAGATCTCCGGCAACTACGACCCCGAATGGGTTCGCGCCAAGCTCGACCGCCTGATGCAGACCCTGGACGCCGTCTTCACCGAGGCCGCCCGCCAGGACCTGCCCCCGGGCGAGGTCGCCGACCGGATCGCGCGGCAACGGATCGAGGAGGCGCGGCTCAGGAAGGCGGGATAAGGCGCCACGATCTTGCCTCTCCGCCGCCTCGGCCCTACAGTCCGCACCGTCTGAGACATCGAGAGGATGGCCCCATGGCCTCCGGCAAAAGGGTCCTGCTGATCGTCGGCGGCGGCATTGCCGCCTACAAGTCGCTTGAGCTCGTCCGGCTGCTGCGCAAGCGCGGGGTCGCGGTGCGCGCCGTGCTGACGAAAGCGGGCGCCGAGTTCGTGACCCCGCTCAGCCTCTCGGCGCTGACCGAGGACAAGGTCTATAGCG
Proteins encoded in this region:
- a CDS encoding LysR substrate-binding domain-containing protein; this encodes MSRLPPITALRAFEAAARHLSFKHAAGELAVTPTAISHQVRQLEESLGKKLFRRTPRKVELTPEGRDLFPIVRDAFASMAMAVDRIRTPARDRVLTLSATTGFTARWLIPRLAGLKAAEPGFTLRLHASDDPVDLHGGEADLAIRYGSAPFPGLVAEPIFEERFAPICSPALAIRSYSDLQNAPLLRSEWRLEDARTPSWTRWHEMAGLPAPTTDAATVFTDDNHLILATLAGQGVALLSPVLVAEELARGALIRPFGPDLTGETYYLVHTGREDLETDLPVLRGWLKGETACSSSE
- a CDS encoding phytanoyl-CoA dioxygenase family protein, with the translated sequence MATPKETNLPGIPTFDHPQRHELLKDADPEIQRVAEALHRDGYAVVDFPDPGIDGLMEEIHAALTPRFDFHHWREKLWPVSDGLRLQDIWQEVEAVRKIACNERILEILSAVFGREAFPFQTLNFPVGTQQTLHSDAAFFSSVPDGFMCGVWLAFEPTDEGNGALQYAPGSHRAPLLTNDRIGMRAAGADQHKLHEKLAFAWQDLVRGNSYQPVTFKAKKGQALIWSAHLLHGGSRHADIDRTRWSQVTHYYFKDCLYWTPSYSDVFEGRTYVRAPFNILTGETEQSTYLGRPVPASEGPAGKPARTLFERAVRRVARRVAAHSVALAEGFDREAYLAANPDVRESGFSPKQHWIRYGYREGRKLR
- a CDS encoding Leu/Phe/Val dehydrogenase, which produces MSTVFDSASFDGHETVSYAHCPETGLKAIIAIHSTALGPAAGGCRMRVYDSTDAALTDVLRLSRGMTYKNAMAELPLGGGKAVVIGDPAKDKTDRFLESLGDAVERLGGSYWIAEDMGIGPEDMAKVARRTRYVAGLTRGKAASGDPSPVTAEGVFRGLKIAVKHKLQRPSVKGLTVAIQGIGHVGYGLARLLHGAGASLVIADVNETALKSAVAEFGADVVDTDAIYDVDADVFAPCAGGAILNADTIPRLKVPVVAGAANNQFDVPESGDLLKERGILYAPDYVINGGGIINVAAEISGNYDPEWVRAKLDRLMQTLDAVFTEAARQDLPPGEVADRIARQRIEEARLRKAG